A region from the Malus domestica chromosome 07, GDT2T_hap1 genome encodes:
- the LOC103435121 gene encoding receptor-like cytoplasmic kinase 176, with the protein MGSCLSSRIKADSPLHNGLHSNSKVSSVSVPSTPRTEGEILQSSNLKNFCFNELKNATRNFRPDSVVGEGGFGCVFKGWVDENSLTAAKPGTGLVIAAKRLNQEGIQGHKEWLTEINYLGQLHHENLVRLIGYCLEDDHRILVYEFMPRGSLDNHLFRRASYFQPLSWNLRMKIAFGAAKGLAFLHSDEAKVIYRDFKTANILLDSTYNAKLSDFGLAKDGPADDTSHVSTRVMGTYGYAAPEYMATGHLTAKSDVYSFGVVMLEILSGKRAVDKNRPTGEQNLVEWAKPYLASKRKFIQIFDVRVEGQYSLGEALRAVSLAIRCLAVDPKSRPNMNDVVKALEQLQEPIDSEGAGISPNEHRPNPHANSNHAPRHRRRSINGVNKASTPHHRRASASRTPT; encoded by the exons ATGGGTTCTTGCCTAAGTTCTAGAATCAAAGCTGACAGCCCCCTCCATAATG GTTTACATTCAAATAGCAAGGTGTCGTCTGTCTCAGTGCCTTCAACTCCTCGGACAGAGGGCGAGATCCTGCAGTCCTCCAATTTGAAGAACTTCTGCTTTAACGAACTGAAAAATGCCACCAGGAACTTCCGTCCTGATAGTGTGGTGGGTGAAGGGGGTTTCGGTTGTGTCTTTAAGGGGTGGGTTGATGAGAATTCATTAACAGCTGCCAAGCCTGGTACTGGCTTGGTTATTGCTGCGAAAAGGCTAAACCAAGAAGGTATCCAGGGTCACAAGGAATGGTTG ACGGAAATCAACTACCTTGGGCAGCTGCATCACGAAAATCTTGTAAGGTTGATTGGTTACTGCTTAGAGGATGACCACCGTATTTTGGTGTATGAATTTATGCCTCGCGGAAGCTTGGATAATCATCTATTTAGAA GGGCGTCTTACTTTCAACCACTTTCCTGGAACCTTCGTATGAAGATTGCTTTTGGTGCGGCTAAGGGTCTAGCATTTCTTCACAGTGACGAGGCAAAAGTGATATATCGGGACTTTAAAACTGCTAATATCCTACTGGATTCG ACGTACAATGCCAAACTTTCTGATTTTGGACTAGCCAAGGATGGCCCAGCCGATGATACAAGCCATGTCTCAACAAGAGTCATGGGGACATATGGGTACGCAGCACCTGAGTATATGGCCACAG gtcATTTAACTGCAAAAAGTGACGTGTATAGCTTTGGGGTTGTTATGCTCGAAATATTGTCCGGCAAACGAGCTGTGGACAAGAACCGGCCAACGGGAGAACAGAATTTAGTTGAATGGGCCAAACCTTACCTTGCAAGCAAACGCAAATTTATCCAAATATTTGACGTTCGTGTTGAAGGCCAGTACTCTTTGGGTGAAGCCCTCAGAGCAGTTAGCCTTGCAATTCGATGCTTAGCTGTAGATCCCAAGTCTAGGCCAAACATGAATGACGTGGTAAAAGCGTTGGAGCAACTTCAGGAACCCATTGACTCGGAGGGTGCAGGTATCTCTCCAAATGAACATCGCCCGAACCCTCATGCAAATTCAAACCACGCTCCCAGACATCGCAGGCGCAGTATCAACGGAGTCAACAAAGCATCAACTCCTCACCATCGCAGGGCATCCGCTTCCCGCACCCCTACATGA